In Hydrogenoanaerobacterium saccharovorans, one DNA window encodes the following:
- the thiM gene encoding hydroxyethylthiazole kinase yields MFSTILKNVKIKTPLVHCITNYVTVNDCANILLACGGSPIMADDEDEVEEITSICNALVINIGTLNKRSIQSMMKAGIKANEMNHPVILDPVGAGASALRTSTTFQLMDKIKFSVIRGNISEIKTVAQGSGTTKGVDADISDAITDANLDEAITYAKQLSAKTGAVIAITGAIDIVADSSKAYVIRNGNAMMSKVTGTGCMLTAVIAAFCAANPAQLTEAVAAAVSAMGLCGELAYSRLLNNGGGTSTYRSYIIDEMSKMDETILERGMKIESR; encoded by the coding sequence ATGTTCAGCACAATTTTAAAAAATGTAAAGATTAAAACGCCTTTGGTGCACTGCATTACAAATTACGTTACCGTTAACGATTGTGCAAATATCTTGTTGGCATGCGGTGGCTCTCCGATTATGGCAGACGATGAAGATGAGGTAGAAGAAATTACCTCCATCTGTAATGCACTCGTCATCAACATCGGTACGCTGAATAAAAGAAGCATTCAGTCTATGATGAAAGCAGGCATAAAGGCAAATGAAATGAACCACCCTGTTATTCTTGACCCTGTTGGTGCCGGGGCATCTGCCTTGCGTACTTCTACCACGTTTCAGCTCATGGATAAAATAAAGTTTTCGGTTATTCGCGGGAATATATCTGAAATTAAAACAGTAGCACAGGGCAGCGGTACAACCAAAGGGGTAGATGCTGACATCAGTGATGCCATTACAGATGCAAATTTAGACGAAGCCATTACTTACGCAAAGCAACTGAGCGCAAAAACAGGTGCTGTAATTGCCATTACGGGCGCGATAGATATAGTGGCAGACAGCAGTAAGGCATATGTTATCCGTAACGGAAATGCAATGATGTCGAAAGTTACCGGTACAGGCTGTATGCTTACTGCCGTGATAGCGGCATTTTGCGCAGCAAACCCCGCGCAGCTTACAGAAGCAGTGGCTGCCGCGGTGAGTGCAATGGGCTTATGCGGAGAATTAGCATACAGTCGGCTGCTGAATAATGGAGGAGGGACGTCCACTTATCGCAGTTATATCATAGATGAGATGAGCAAAATGGACGAAACTATCTTAGAAAGAGGGATGAAAATTGAGAGTCGATAA
- a CDS encoding AraC family transcriptional regulator: MEWLDQLNDALDYMEQNLQGEIDYHQAAKLACCSVFHFQRMFSYIAGVPLSEYIRRRRMTAAAFDLQNGERVLDVALKYGYNSPTSFNRAFQSIHGISPSTAQKQGVGLKAFPRISFKITIKGEAEMDYRIEKKEAFRVVGVKTPMEKDVEKNFTTIPQFWQQVSEQGKIPQLCELMNSQPMGIMGLSACMDADENWEYYIAVSSNKKAVEGLSEYTIPAKTWAIFSGEGAMPLAIQELEKRIITEWLPTSGYEYADAPDIELYLNADPANAKFEVWVPVQKKAKN, from the coding sequence ATGGAATGGCTAGACCAATTGAACGACGCGCTTGATTACATGGAGCAAAATCTACAAGGTGAAATTGACTATCATCAGGCGGCAAAGCTTGCGTGCTGCTCGGTATTTCACTTTCAGCGTATGTTCTCGTACATTGCAGGGGTGCCGTTATCGGAGTATATTCGGCGCAGACGTATGACGGCAGCGGCATTCGATTTGCAAAACGGTGAAAGAGTACTGGATGTAGCACTCAAATACGGCTACAATTCACCAACCTCATTTAACCGTGCATTTCAAAGCATCCATGGGATATCGCCGTCAACTGCGCAAAAACAGGGCGTTGGTCTCAAAGCGTTTCCGCGCATCAGCTTCAAAATTACCATTAAAGGAGAAGCAGAAATGGATTACCGCATCGAAAAAAAAGAGGCATTTCGGGTAGTTGGCGTAAAAACGCCGATGGAAAAGGATGTAGAAAAAAATTTCACGACTATCCCCCAATTTTGGCAACAGGTTAGCGAGCAGGGGAAAATTCCGCAGCTTTGCGAGCTGATGAACAGCCAGCCTATGGGGATAATGGGGCTTAGCGCTTGTATGGATGCAGACGAAAACTGGGAATATTATATTGCCGTATCCAGCAATAAAAAAGCTGTAGAGGGTTTGTCTGAGTACACAATTCCTGCAAAAACATGGGCAATCTTTTCGGGGGAAGGGGCAATGCCGCTTGCGATACAGGAACTTGAAAAACGTATTATTACAGAATGGCTGCCTACCTCCGGGTATGAGTATGCAGATGCGCCCGACATTGAATTGTACCTAAATGCAGACCCCGCCAATGCAAAATTTGAGGTGTGGGTGCCCGTTCAAAAGAAAGCTAAAAATTAG
- a CDS encoding sensor histidine kinase, with the protein MNWITVLTAYCKSRRNTLLLVAIYLTIILLVYWLYGLPWGPAFYASIIIIAVTIGFCVLDFHSYHKKTSQLHILKKQATLHLGELPLAYDLLEKNYQDMLYLMEERCQNAEEKTRQNAVDANRYYTLWSHQIKTPIAAIRLLLQEENLNCSALEQELFKTEQYVEMVLQYQRLGMDAKDLVLQEYSLDALVKQALKRVSTLFIHKNIGVNLSNLNRRIITDEKWLVFVIEQLLTNAVKYTQEGKVSIYLDKYSADTLVIEDTGIGIQPEDLPRVFDWGYTGYNGRLDKRSTGIGLSLCKQALLILGHSITVTSMVGKGTTVKLLLSREKFDIE; encoded by the coding sequence ATGAATTGGATTACAGTGTTAACCGCCTATTGTAAAAGCCGAAGAAACACTTTATTATTGGTTGCTATTTATTTGACGATCATTCTGTTGGTATACTGGTTATATGGCTTGCCGTGGGGGCCTGCCTTTTATGCATCCATCATTATAATTGCAGTTACAATTGGTTTTTGTGTTTTGGATTTTCATAGCTACCACAAAAAAACCTCACAGCTGCATATCCTGAAAAAGCAGGCAACACTGCATTTAGGCGAATTACCTCTCGCCTATGACCTATTGGAGAAAAACTACCAGGATATGCTCTATCTTATGGAAGAACGATGCCAAAATGCAGAAGAAAAAACGCGCCAAAATGCAGTTGATGCCAACCGATATTATACATTATGGTCGCACCAAATTAAAACACCCATTGCTGCCATTCGGCTGCTTTTGCAAGAAGAAAATTTAAACTGCAGCGCGCTGGAACAGGAATTATTCAAAACAGAACAGTATGTAGAAATGGTATTGCAATACCAGCGGTTGGGTATGGATGCAAAAGATTTGGTTTTACAGGAATACTCACTGGATGCTTTGGTAAAGCAAGCTTTGAAAAGAGTATCCACTTTATTTATTCATAAAAACATCGGTGTAAATCTATCCAACCTTAACCGACGTATCATCACAGATGAAAAATGGTTGGTGTTTGTAATTGAACAACTGCTTACCAACGCGGTAAAGTACACACAGGAGGGCAAAGTTTCCATCTATCTTGACAAATATTCAGCGGATACACTCGTGATTGAGGATACGGGTATCGGCATACAGCCGGAAGATTTACCAAGAGTTTTTGATTGGGGATATACGGGCTATAACGGCAGATTAGATAAACGCTCTACAGGCATTGGCTTAAGCCTTTGCAAACAGGCGCTGCTGATTTTAGGGCATTCTATTACAGTTACCTCTATGGTGGGCAAGGGTACAACCGTAAAGCTTTTACTCTCACGAGAGAAGTTCGACATCGAGTAA
- a CDS encoding phosphotransferase has protein sequence MEQAVKNIVQRYYDEDPVQIKFLGGGFYGRVYAAALKQEPFKVVLKIYLYPHLAEKEALQLEILASHATVKMPKVYFMHDSDDVIPYDILAMEYIDGVNAGNIEPLPEQTKETIADKMVENLISYHQTINPKGFGDIGAKQYDTDWRVHYKKQADSIFLNAQTMHLQQRLDDFIFKVVCKAYDNYDKVFYLPIEHARLIHGDYNTWNILLNEPMTSVSAVIDPFNCCWADSEMDLYQLNNANGKYYELLDRYKKKVKLSENFELKNGFYEVFTEIMHLYKANKDVNPLTLPPQAENLRKQMMFFGI, from the coding sequence ATGGAACAGGCAGTAAAAAATATAGTTCAAAGGTATTATGATGAAGATCCGGTACAAATTAAATTTTTAGGCGGAGGTTTTTACGGTCGTGTTTATGCGGCTGCATTAAAGCAGGAACCTTTTAAAGTAGTATTAAAAATTTATCTCTACCCCCATTTGGCAGAAAAAGAAGCACTGCAATTGGAGATTCTTGCAAGCCATGCTACTGTTAAAATGCCAAAAGTCTATTTTATGCATGACAGTGATGATGTTATCCCATACGACATATTGGCAATGGAGTACATCGATGGAGTAAATGCAGGAAACATCGAACCATTGCCTGAACAAACCAAAGAGACAATTGCAGATAAAATGGTGGAAAACTTAATTAGCTATCATCAAACCATTAACCCTAAAGGCTTTGGTGATATAGGTGCAAAACAATACGACACCGACTGGCGGGTTCACTATAAAAAACAAGCCGATTCCATTTTTTTAAATGCCCAAACGATGCATTTACAGCAAAGGCTGGATGATTTTATTTTTAAAGTTGTTTGTAAGGCTTATGACAATTATGACAAAGTTTTTTATTTACCTATTGAACATGCGCGTTTAATTCATGGCGATTACAACACTTGGAACATTTTGTTGAATGAACCTATGACATCGGTATCCGCAGTTATAGACCCATTTAATTGCTGTTGGGCTGATTCTGAAATGGATTTATACCAACTGAATAACGCAAACGGTAAATACTACGAATTATTAGACAGATACAAGAAAAAAGTAAAGCTAAGCGAAAATTTTGAATTAAAAAATGGATTTTACGAGGTATTTACCGAAATTATGCACCTATATAAAGCAAACAAAGATGTAAATCCTTTAACATTACCTCCCCAAGCAGAAAATTTACGTAAGCAGATGATGTTTTTTGGCATATAA
- the cytX gene encoding putative hydroxymethylpyrimidine transporter CytX, whose product MKKGETSILSNGLIWFGAAVSIAEILTGTLLAPLGFAKGIAAILLGHAIGCILLYFAGLIGAKSKKSAMETVKMSFGSKGALLFSVLNVLQLVGWTAVMIIGGARATGVIANPVLHTQGEALWCVLIGVLIIVWILIGISNLGKINAITMSALFLMTIVMSMVVFRGGTTFAPFGEMSFGAAVELSVAMPLSWLPLISDYTQYAQQPKAATAVSAVVYFFTSCWMYIIGLGAAIFTAQSDVALIMMQAGLGVIGALIIIFSTVTTTFLDAYSAGISFGTITKKVSEKWAAVAVCIIGTLLAIFTPIEQYENFLYLIGSVFAPMVAILIADYFILKKDRSSRPVDSTNLILWGIGFVVYRLFMSINTVLGNTLPVMIITAILCILVNGGKSYVQHNFKKCKD is encoded by the coding sequence ATGAAAAAAGGTGAAACCTCAATTCTCAGCAATGGGCTGATTTGGTTTGGAGCAGCAGTTTCTATTGCTGAAATATTAACCGGAACATTGCTGGCACCTTTGGGCTTTGCAAAGGGTATTGCGGCAATATTGCTGGGGCATGCAATAGGTTGTATCCTACTTTATTTTGCAGGGTTGATAGGTGCAAAAAGCAAAAAAAGTGCCATGGAAACTGTAAAAATGTCATTCGGCAGCAAAGGTGCACTGCTTTTTTCGGTGCTCAATGTTCTTCAGCTGGTAGGGTGGACAGCCGTTATGATTATTGGCGGAGCAAGAGCAACCGGGGTGATTGCCAACCCGGTTTTACATACACAAGGTGAAGCACTATGGTGTGTTTTGATTGGTGTGTTGATTATTGTATGGATTTTGATAGGCATCAGTAACCTTGGCAAAATCAATGCAATTACCATGAGTGCTCTTTTTCTCATGACAATTGTTATGAGCATGGTTGTATTTCGCGGCGGCACAACATTTGCCCCATTTGGAGAGATGAGCTTTGGCGCAGCGGTAGAGCTCTCGGTTGCTATGCCGCTTTCTTGGCTGCCATTGATCTCAGACTATACCCAATACGCACAACAGCCTAAAGCTGCTACGGCGGTAAGTGCTGTGGTATACTTTTTTACGAGCTGCTGGATGTACATCATCGGTTTGGGTGCCGCAATCTTTACAGCACAATCGGATGTTGCATTGATAATGATGCAGGCGGGGTTGGGTGTGATTGGTGCACTGATTATTATTTTTTCAACTGTAACCACTACTTTTTTGGATGCTTATTCTGCAGGTATAAGTTTTGGCACTATAACAAAAAAAGTAAGCGAAAAATGGGCCGCTGTGGCAGTTTGCATTATTGGTACACTGTTGGCGATTTTTACGCCGATAGAGCAGTATGAGAACTTCTTATATCTCATCGGGTCTGTATTTGCTCCTATGGTTGCCATCTTAATTGCCGACTATTTTATACTAAAAAAAGACCGCTCAAGCCGACCCGTGGATAGTACAAATCTTATTCTATGGGGTATCGGTTTTGTTGTTTACCGCCTATTCATGTCTATAAACACTGTTTTGGGCAATACATTGCCTGTAATGATAATTACTGCAATATTATGTATTCTAGTAAATGGAGGGAAAAGCTATGTTCAGCACAATTTTAAAAAATGTAAAGATTAA
- the thiW gene encoding energy coupling factor transporter S component ThiW, giving the protein MKNLNKLALAGILIAVGVVCSPISVPIGAAKCFPVQHIINVVASVLLGPTYAVTMAFITSFIRVVTGTGTLLAFPGSMVGALCGGLLYKYSSKLVFAVTGEIIGTGVLGAIAAYPIAVWLMGRNAAILGFVVPFLISTAVGSSAAVIIIQALKKAGVLKIKTRKEGEHVGS; this is encoded by the coding sequence ATGAAAAATCTGAACAAACTTGCTCTGGCAGGGATACTAATTGCAGTGGGTGTTGTATGCTCTCCAATTTCTGTCCCGATAGGTGCTGCAAAATGCTTTCCGGTCCAGCACATAATCAACGTGGTGGCGTCGGTTTTGTTAGGGCCGACTTATGCCGTAACGATGGCATTTATTACTTCATTTATTCGTGTGGTTACAGGTACGGGCACACTTTTGGCTTTCCCGGGCAGCATGGTAGGTGCACTGTGCGGTGGGTTGTTGTATAAGTACAGTAGTAAACTTGTTTTTGCGGTAACTGGCGAAATAATCGGCACAGGAGTATTGGGAGCAATAGCAGCTTACCCTATTGCCGTATGGCTTATGGGGCGCAACGCTGCAATTTTGGGGTTTGTTGTACCGTTTTTAATTAGTACGGCAGTGGGCTCGTCCGCTGCTGTTATCATTATTCAAGCACTTAAAAAAGCTGGAGTACTAAAAATTAAAACAAGAAAAGAAGGCGAACACGTAGGCTCATAA
- a CDS encoding ABC transporter ATP-binding protein, with the protein MSLLEVKHLKKIYTTRFGGNQVQALTDVNFTVEQGEYVAIMGESGSGKTTLLNILASLDKPTGGEVLLNGKSTANIPDGQMSKFRRDNLGFVFQDFNLLDTFSLKDNIFLPLVLSHKPYDEMEKRLKPIAEKLGIADLLEKYPYEVSGGQKQRAAVARALITSPKLVLADEPTGALDSKATDGLLRVFQGINNEGQTILMVTHSTRAASHAGRVLFIKDGTVFHQLYKGKLSNEEMYQKISDTLTVLATGGKARE; encoded by the coding sequence ATGTCACTTTTAGAGGTAAAGCATTTGAAAAAAATATATACAACCCGTTTTGGAGGTAACCAGGTACAAGCTTTAACCGACGTTAATTTTACGGTAGAACAAGGTGAGTATGTAGCAATTATGGGTGAATCGGGGTCGGGTAAAACCACCCTGCTGAATATTTTGGCATCTTTGGACAAGCCCACCGGCGGCGAGGTTTTGTTAAACGGCAAAAGCACAGCAAATATTCCTGACGGGCAAATGTCTAAATTCCGTCGTGATAATTTGGGATTTGTGTTTCAAGATTTCAACCTGTTAGATACCTTTTCGTTGAAAGATAACATCTTTCTTCCTCTTGTATTGTCACACAAGCCTTATGATGAAATGGAAAAACGTTTAAAACCAATTGCCGAAAAGCTTGGCATAGCCGATTTATTGGAGAAATACCCTTATGAAGTTTCGGGCGGGCAAAAACAGCGTGCGGCTGTTGCCCGTGCACTGATTACCTCGCCAAAGCTGGTACTAGCAGATGAACCAACGGGCGCTTTGGATTCGAAAGCGACGGACGGATTGCTGCGTGTTTTTCAGGGAATTAACAACGAGGGGCAAACAATTTTAATGGTAACCCACAGTACACGTGCGGCAAGCCATGCAGGGCGCGTATTGTTTATCAAAGACGGCACCGTGTTCCATCAGCTTTATAAAGGCAAGCTGAGCAACGAGGAAATGTACCAAAAAATATCGGATACGCTTACTGTTCTGGCTACAGGAGGGAAAGCACGTGAATAA
- a CDS encoding response regulator transcription factor, whose protein sequence is MYKILIVEDDTTITEVLERQLKKWGYLVETVTNFGSVLEQFEAYQPHLVLLDISLPFFNGYHWCSEIRKISQTPIIFISSASDDMNLVMAINLGADDFVSKPFNLEVITAKIQAILRRTYSFGADLNILTHNGVTLNLGESTLLYGEERIELTKNEFKIMQLLMENIGNTVTREHIMKTLWETESFIDDNTLTVNITRLRRKLESIGLADYIVTKKGIGYLVEAS, encoded by the coding sequence GTGTATAAAATTTTAATTGTAGAAGATGACACCACAATTACTGAGGTATTGGAGCGTCAACTGAAAAAGTGGGGATACTTAGTTGAGACGGTAACAAACTTTGGCAGCGTGCTAGAGCAGTTTGAAGCTTATCAGCCGCATTTAGTGCTCCTTGATATCTCTTTGCCGTTTTTTAATGGTTACCATTGGTGCTCCGAAATACGTAAAATCAGCCAGACACCAATTATTTTCATTTCATCCGCAAGTGACGATATGAATTTGGTTATGGCAATTAATTTGGGGGCGGACGATTTTGTATCGAAACCTTTTAATTTGGAAGTTATAACGGCAAAAATACAGGCAATCCTTCGGCGTACCTATTCTTTTGGTGCCGATTTAAACATACTAACACACAATGGCGTTACTCTAAACTTGGGCGAATCTACTTTGCTTTACGGCGAAGAGCGCATAGAGCTTACCAAAAATGAGTTTAAAATTATGCAGTTACTGATGGAAAACATCGGCAACACGGTTACAAGAGAGCACATCATGAAAACTTTGTGGGAAACTGAAAGCTTTATCGACGACAATACGCTTACCGTAAACATCACCCGCTTACGCAGAAAACTCGAGAGCATCGGGCTTGCAGACTATATTGTAACCAAAAAAGGCATAGGCTATTTGGTGGAGGCTTCATAA
- a CDS encoding anaerobic sulfatase maturase, which translates to MPPLHLLIKPASGNCNMRCNYCFYADITENREVASYGIMNLSTLENIVKKTLSAASMECTFAFQGGEPTLAGLDFYKKLIEFEQKYNTKNLTIHHAIQTNGYVIDREWAQFLAEHRFLVGLSLDGIKDTHDLYRMDNAQKGTFSKTMHAAQLFDTYGVEYNILTVVAKQLAKNIRKVYAFYKRNHFIYQQYIPCLDPIGEQRGGHDYSLTPKLYGEFLMNLFDLWYRDMMQGEKVSIRYFDNLISMLWGYPPESCSMWGQCSRQNVVESDGEVYPCDFYVLDEYKLGNLNNSDFAQINDCREGIGFINQSLSIATECSECQWYPLCRGGCRRDRDYIENGALALNFFCESYKMFFNYAYDRLKEIALKYSK; encoded by the coding sequence ATGCCCCCTTTACACTTATTGATAAAGCCTGCGTCAGGGAATTGTAATATGCGGTGCAACTATTGTTTTTATGCAGATATTACAGAAAACAGAGAAGTTGCGTCTTACGGAATAATGAACCTCTCTACATTAGAGAACATAGTAAAAAAGACTTTGTCGGCTGCTTCAATGGAATGCACTTTTGCCTTTCAGGGTGGCGAACCGACGCTTGCAGGTCTTGATTTTTATAAGAAGTTGATTGAATTCGAACAAAAATACAATACCAAGAATCTTACCATACATCATGCCATACAAACCAATGGCTATGTTATTGACCGTGAATGGGCACAATTTTTGGCGGAACATCGTTTTTTGGTTGGGCTTTCTTTGGATGGAATTAAGGATACTCATGATTTGTACCGTATGGATAATGCCCAGAAGGGCACTTTTTCCAAAACAATGCATGCGGCTCAGTTGTTCGACACCTATGGGGTGGAATACAATATCCTTACGGTAGTAGCCAAACAGCTTGCAAAAAATATTAGAAAAGTATATGCTTTTTATAAAAGAAATCATTTTATATATCAGCAGTATATCCCTTGTCTTGACCCCATTGGCGAACAGCGGGGGGGGCATGATTACTCGCTTACTCCGAAGTTATACGGTGAATTTTTGATGAATTTGTTTGACCTGTGGTATAGGGATATGATGCAGGGTGAAAAGGTTTCTATCAGATATTTTGATAACCTTATATCTATGTTGTGGGGTTACCCCCCCGAAAGCTGCAGTATGTGGGGGCAGTGCAGCAGGCAAAATGTTGTAGAATCAGACGGAGAGGTTTACCCATGCGATTTTTATGTGCTGGATGAATATAAGTTGGGGAACCTCAACAACAGCGATTTTGCGCAGATCAATGATTGCAGAGAGGGGATTGGATTTATTAATCAATCCCTTTCCATAGCAACTGAATGCAGCGAATGTCAATGGTATCCGCTTTGCCGCGGAGGATGCCGAAGAGACCGCGACTACATTGAAAACGGCGCATTGGCTCTCAACTTTTTTTGCGAATCTTATAAGATGTTTTTTAATTACGCGTACGACCGATTGAAAGAAATCGCACTAAAATACAGCAAATAA
- a CDS encoding ABC transporter permease: protein MNKAFYPRLAVTNIKKNKSIYVPYLLAGSLIVSLFYILSSVTYMVSHSNIKGGGTMGIILMFSTWICGFLSLIILFYINSFIMKRRKKEFGLYSILGMEKRHISIVMLWEVAIAGAISIFCGIASGALFSQLLFLLLLKIVGLPSALTFQIPLQSIFSTFILFGLGFAVVLLFDIIGIIRSNPISLLHSTKEGEREPKSRWLIALIGAITLGGGYTLSLMVRTASDAIGAFLFAVVLVMIGTYCLFIAGSIVVLKFLRKNKTFYYKPKNFISVSGMIYRMKQNATGLANICILSTCVLVTLSSTVCLFIGEEDILQGKFYRQVQVNSIASEQSEELMEAAAENHAQRYGFEVKNAVGYTGLSFAAKRNDDTFQINKIYNADTYEMYALNLQDYNRITGADLSLKDGEVLVNISGTPLNGNTIQIVNSSYKVAGTIAPPKYISTIGVGNGVYIVVPTFKDLQHLSNNLELTNSNKDGYKLWYNYKYDVKGDSEKLPEFYESMRDAYNETVPHLGMVDNIDSARSGFYQVYGSMLFVGIFFVTLFLIAAVLIIYYKQITEGYDDHDRFQIMQKVGMSDKEVRSTIQKQVLMVFFLPLGMAVVHISVAFRVLCKMLMAFNMYNTTLFLLCTLGAVLIFAIFYLIVYQLTARTYYRIVQNKA from the coding sequence GTGAATAAGGCTTTTTACCCTCGTTTAGCAGTTACCAATATCAAAAAGAATAAAAGCATTTACGTGCCGTATTTACTGGCAGGGTCGCTGATTGTCTCGCTGTTCTACATCCTCAGTTCGGTTACCTATATGGTGTCGCACAGCAATATTAAGGGTGGAGGAACCATGGGCATCATTTTAATGTTTAGCACATGGATATGCGGATTTTTATCGCTGATTATTCTTTTTTACATCAATAGTTTTATTATGAAACGCCGCAAAAAAGAGTTTGGTTTGTACAGCATTTTAGGTATGGAAAAACGGCATATCTCCATTGTAATGCTTTGGGAGGTTGCCATTGCCGGAGCAATCAGCATTTTTTGCGGTATTGCAAGCGGTGCACTGTTCAGCCAACTTTTATTCCTTCTGTTGCTAAAAATTGTTGGTTTACCGTCAGCACTTACCTTTCAAATTCCTCTACAGTCCATATTTTCTACCTTTATCCTGTTTGGTTTGGGTTTTGCAGTTGTACTGCTATTCGATATCATTGGCATTATACGCTCAAACCCCATATCTTTGCTGCACAGTACCAAAGAGGGCGAACGCGAGCCCAAATCTCGCTGGCTGATTGCGTTAATAGGTGCAATCACTTTAGGCGGCGGTTACACACTTTCGTTGATGGTGCGCACAGCCTCAGACGCAATCGGAGCATTTTTATTTGCAGTTGTGCTGGTTATGATTGGCACATATTGTTTGTTTATTGCAGGCAGCATTGTTGTACTCAAATTCTTGCGCAAAAATAAAACATTTTACTATAAGCCCAAAAACTTTATTTCGGTTTCGGGTATGATTTACCGCATGAAGCAAAATGCCACCGGACTTGCAAACATATGCATCTTGTCTACGTGTGTTTTGGTTACGTTGTCATCCACCGTTTGTTTGTTTATTGGTGAGGAAGATATTTTGCAGGGCAAGTTTTACCGCCAAGTACAAGTAAACAGCATTGCCAGCGAACAAAGCGAAGAGCTTATGGAAGCAGCCGCAGAAAATCATGCTCAAAGATATGGTTTTGAAGTAAAAAATGCCGTTGGCTATACCGGGCTCTCTTTTGCTGCAAAAAGAAATGACGATACTTTTCAAATAAATAAGATATACAACGCAGACACTTATGAAATGTATGCTTTGAATTTACAGGATTATAACCGCATTACAGGAGCGGATTTATCTCTAAAAGACGGCGAGGTTTTGGTTAATATCAGCGGCACACCTTTAAATGGTAATACAATTCAAATAGTCAACAGCAGTTATAAAGTTGCTGGTACAATTGCACCCCCCAAGTATATAAGCACCATCGGTGTAGGTAACGGAGTGTATATTGTTGTGCCAACTTTTAAAGATTTACAACATTTGAGCAACAACTTAGAGCTAACGAACAGCAACAAAGATGGGTATAAGCTCTGGTACAATTACAAATATGATGTAAAAGGGGATTCAGAAAAACTGCCCGAATTTTATGAATCAATGCGAGATGCTTACAACGAAACGGTACCTCATCTCGGCATGGTAGATAACATTGATTCCGCTCGCAGCGGTTTTTACCAAGTTTACGGCAGTATGCTTTTTGTCGGCATCTTTTTTGTAACATTGTTTCTCATTGCAGCCGTACTCATTATCTACTACAAACAGATTACCGAGGGCTATGATGACCACGACCGTTTTCAGATTATGCAAAAAGTAGGTATGAGCGATAAAGAGGTTCGCAGTACCATTCAAAAGCAGGTGCTTATGGTATTCTTTTTGCCGCTTGGTATGGCTGTGGTTCATATCTCAGTTGCGTTCCGCGTACTGTGCAAAATGTTGATGGCATTTAATATGTACAACACCACGTTGTTTCTGCTGTGTACCTTAGGTGCAGTTTTGATATTTGCAATATTCTATTTAATCGTATATCAGCTCACCGCACGCACCTATTACCGTATTGTACAAAACAAGGCTTAA
- the thiE gene encoding thiamine phosphate synthase yields the protein MRVDKSSMLLYAVTDRTWLGRSTLSSQVEESIKAGVTFVQLREKQLDFDAFVAQAKEIKSVTDRYRIPFVINDNIEVALACNADGVHVGQGDLSASAARKKLGEQKILGVSVQTVQQAIAAEQSGADYLGVGAVFSTSTKMDADAVSFETLKKICSAVSIPVVAIGGINKDNILQLSGSGIDGIAVVSAIFAQPDITVATAELHQLAQKMVNI from the coding sequence TTGAGAGTCGATAAATCTTCCATGCTGCTTTACGCGGTAACTGACCGCACGTGGTTGGGCAGAAGTACTTTGTCTTCGCAGGTAGAAGAATCAATCAAGGCTGGTGTTACTTTTGTGCAGTTGCGCGAAAAGCAACTTGATTTTGATGCATTTGTGGCACAAGCAAAAGAAATCAAATCGGTAACCGATCGGTATCGTATTCCTTTTGTAATCAACGATAATATTGAAGTGGCGCTTGCCTGCAATGCAGATGGAGTGCATGTAGGGCAAGGGGATTTATCTGCCTCTGCTGCGCGCAAAAAATTGGGTGAGCAGAAAATCTTGGGTGTTTCTGTTCAAACAGTGCAGCAAGCGATAGCAGCAGAACAAAGCGGAGCGGATTATCTGGGGGTGGGTGCTGTATTTTCTACTTCCACCAAGATGGATGCAGATGCAGTATCTTTTGAAACATTAAAAAAGATTTGTTCGGCGGTTTCTATCCCTGTGGTTGCCATAGGCGGGATAAACAAAGACAACATTTTGCAGCTCTCCGGCAGCGGAATTGACGGAATAGCCGTTGTTTCGGCAATTTTTGCACAGCCTGACATTACTGTTGCAACAGCTGAATTGCATCAACTGGCACAGAAGATGGTAAATATATAA